A window from Leptothermofonsia sichuanensis E412 encodes these proteins:
- the treY gene encoding malto-oligosyltrehalose synthase has translation MRIPTATYRIQFYGGFPFEAARKLVPYLADLGISDIYASPIFKARAGSTHGYDVVDPTQFNPEVGTPEQFDALVATLQEHQMGWLQDIVPNHMAYDTENQFLVDILEHGPDSEFFDFFDIEWNHAYESFRGRVLAPLLGNFYGECLEKGEIQLKYDEAGLSIHYYSLRLPVKIESYVHFIVHNLGQLARSLGRRHPDFIKLLGVLYLIKNIPSETKGRERYDQIAFVKGLLWELYHQNSEIQAFFDANLIAFNGEVGNSDSFNGLESLLSEQFYRLSFWKVGAEEINYRRFFTVNELISVKVEELRVFNKTHSLIEQAVKQGKITGLRIDHIDGLYDPTQYLERLREKVGDTYITVEKILELDETLPSHWPIQGTSGYEYLNYLNGVFCQTENEQAMQEVYTRFTGSRLSFEDLVTEKKHLIIEKNLGGDVDNLAQQLKRIAGQTRKGSDFTAYGLKRALTEVLAVFPVYRTYIASQSVSEADCSYIQAAIEKAKGHIPLLLNELHYIECLLLRKDEEHLTEEQKEERLHFVMKFQQMTGPLMAKGLEDTALYIFNRLLSLNEVGGNPGHFGITAERFHTFNRKQGDRWPHGMNTTATHDTKRGEDVRARLNVLSEIPTGWEEQVQRWSALNQAKKTEMNGRALPDRNDEYFLYQTLIGAFPFTEAEFPEFVQRVKDYVVKAVREAKVHTAWLRPDNTYEESYLQFVEGILHHAEFLQAFRPFQQRVAEYGMFNSLAQVLLKNASPGVPDLYQGNELWDLSLVDPDNRRPVDYERRISFLHEIQERSQHDILGLIDEMLAVKEDGRIKLFLTHRVLQARKANLALLQSGDYQPLAVSGKLANYIIAFARSHEGQVALAIVPRFLTSLIQSGELPLGEQVWQDTQIHLPAKMPATWTNGITAQPLQCQQTLPIAEALGHFPVALLLAQ, from the coding sequence ATGAGAATTCCAACTGCAACCTACCGGATCCAGTTCTATGGAGGGTTCCCGTTTGAGGCTGCCCGCAAGCTGGTCCCCTATCTGGCAGATCTGGGGATATCGGACATCTATGCCTCACCCATTTTTAAGGCAAGGGCAGGCAGCACCCACGGCTATGATGTGGTCGATCCAACCCAGTTCAATCCAGAAGTTGGAACGCCCGAACAATTTGATGCCCTGGTTGCAACGCTTCAGGAGCACCAGATGGGCTGGTTGCAGGATATTGTGCCCAACCACATGGCATACGATACGGAAAATCAGTTTCTGGTGGACATTCTGGAGCATGGTCCTGATTCCGAGTTCTTCGATTTTTTTGACATTGAGTGGAACCACGCCTACGAAAGCTTTAGAGGTCGAGTACTGGCTCCTTTACTGGGTAATTTTTATGGGGAGTGCCTGGAAAAGGGGGAAATTCAGCTCAAGTATGACGAGGCGGGTTTAAGCATCCATTACTACAGCCTGCGACTGCCGGTCAAGATTGAGTCCTATGTTCACTTTATTGTCCATAACCTGGGGCAGTTGGCGCGATCACTGGGACGAAGGCATCCCGATTTCATCAAGCTGCTGGGTGTGCTTTACCTGATCAAAAACATCCCATCTGAAACGAAAGGACGGGAGCGATATGACCAGATTGCATTTGTCAAAGGGCTGCTGTGGGAACTGTATCACCAGAATTCGGAAATTCAAGCCTTTTTTGATGCCAATCTAATTGCCTTTAATGGTGAGGTGGGAAATTCTGACAGCTTTAATGGATTAGAGAGTCTCCTGTCGGAGCAGTTTTATCGCCTCTCCTTCTGGAAGGTGGGAGCCGAAGAAATCAATTACAGACGCTTCTTTACCGTCAACGAGCTGATTTCGGTCAAAGTGGAAGAACTGCGTGTCTTCAACAAAACCCACTCGTTGATTGAACAGGCTGTCAAACAGGGAAAAATCACCGGACTGCGGATTGATCACATTGATGGTCTTTACGATCCGACGCAGTACCTTGAGCGCTTACGTGAGAAAGTAGGAGATACCTACATCACAGTCGAAAAAATTCTGGAACTGGATGAAACCTTACCTTCCCACTGGCCAATTCAGGGAACAAGTGGGTATGAGTATCTCAACTATCTGAATGGCGTGTTCTGCCAGACTGAGAACGAACAGGCAATGCAAGAGGTGTATACCCGGTTCACGGGTTCTCGCCTTTCGTTTGAGGATCTGGTTACCGAAAAGAAACATCTGATTATCGAAAAAAATCTGGGTGGTGATGTCGATAATCTGGCTCAACAGTTGAAGCGGATTGCTGGACAGACTCGTAAGGGGAGTGATTTCACTGCCTATGGCTTAAAACGGGCACTGACTGAGGTACTGGCAGTGTTCCCGGTCTACCGCACCTACATTGCCTCCCAGTCAGTCAGCGAGGCAGATTGTTCCTATATTCAGGCGGCGATTGAGAAGGCAAAAGGGCATATTCCCCTGTTGCTGAACGAGTTACATTACATTGAGTGTCTGCTGCTGCGGAAAGATGAAGAGCATCTGACCGAGGAACAGAAAGAGGAGCGGTTGCACTTTGTTATGAAGTTTCAGCAGATGACAGGCCCCCTGATGGCAAAGGGATTGGAAGATACTGCCCTGTATATTTTTAACCGGCTCCTCTCCCTGAATGAAGTGGGGGGCAATCCTGGACATTTTGGTATTACAGCAGAACGATTCCATACCTTTAATCGGAAGCAGGGCGATCGCTGGCCTCATGGGATGAACACCACCGCCACCCATGATACCAAACGGGGAGAAGATGTGCGGGCACGGCTAAATGTCCTGTCTGAAATCCCGACTGGATGGGAAGAACAGGTGCAACGCTGGAGTGCACTGAACCAGGCAAAAAAAACTGAAATGAACGGCAGGGCACTTCCCGATCGCAACGACGAGTATTTTCTATATCAAACCCTGATTGGGGCATTTCCCTTTACTGAGGCAGAATTTCCTGAGTTTGTGCAGCGGGTTAAGGACTATGTGGTGAAGGCAGTCCGGGAAGCAAAAGTCCATACCGCCTGGCTGCGTCCCGACAATACCTATGAAGAAAGCTACCTCCAATTTGTCGAGGGGATTCTGCATCATGCGGAATTTTTGCAGGCTTTTCGGCCCTTCCAGCAGCGGGTGGCTGAATATGGCATGTTCAACTCCCTGGCTCAGGTGCTGTTGAAAAATGCTTCCCCAGGTGTCCCTGATCTGTATCAGGGCAACGAGCTATGGGACCTGAGCCTGGTCGATCCAGATAATCGCCGTCCCGTGGACTACGAACGCCGCATTTCCTTCTTGCATGAAATTCAGGAACGGAGCCAACATGATATTTTAGGGCTGATCGATGAAATGCTGGCGGTAAAGGAGGATGGACGGATCAAACTGTTTTTGACTCACCGGGTTTTGCAAGCCAGAAAAGCGAACCTTGCTCTGCTTCAGTCAGGGGATTACCAACCGCTGGCAGTCTCCGGCAAACTGGCAAATTATATCATTGCCTTTGCCAGAAGCCATGAAGGGCAGGTTGCGCTCGCGATCGTCCCCCGTTTTCTCACGTCCCTGATTCAATCAGGAGAACTCCCTCTGGGAGAGCAGGTCTGGCAGGATACCCAGATTCACTTACCCGCTAAGATGCCAGCCACCTGGACGAATGGGATTACCGCTCAACCCTTGCAGTGCCAGCAGACACTCCCCATCGCAGAGGCATTGGGCCATTTCCCGGTGGCACTGCTTCTGGCTCAATAA
- a CDS encoding ATP-binding protein: protein MQPIYKDHLQVNTDLNALTLVLAWFDQFNCPPVSYQTWLECQLALVEGFTNAVRHAHQGQPIELLIDIEVALFSEWLEMRVWDYGEPFNLTQKLTALPQQTDLDAEGGRGLKLMQRIADSLSYTRTEDNRNCLLIVKRYAEDS from the coding sequence TTGCAGCCGATTTATAAAGACCACCTTCAAGTTAATACAGACCTGAATGCCCTGACGTTAGTTCTTGCATGGTTTGACCAGTTTAACTGCCCGCCGGTTTCTTATCAAACCTGGTTGGAATGTCAGCTTGCACTGGTAGAGGGGTTTACCAATGCGGTGCGTCATGCCCATCAGGGGCAGCCGATTGAGTTACTGATTGATATTGAGGTAGCACTCTTTTCAGAGTGGCTGGAGATGCGAGTTTGGGACTATGGAGAACCCTTTAATCTGACCCAGAAGCTAACCGCCTTACCCCAGCAGACTGATTTAGATGCCGAAGGTGGTCGTGGTTTGAAGTTAATGCAACGAATTGCGGATTCCCTCAGCTACACGCGAACGGAAGACAATCGCAACTGTCTGCTGATTGTAAAGCGCTACGCAGAGGACAGCTAG
- a CDS encoding PP2C family protein-serine/threonine phosphatase — MPKILVIDDDVAIQIVLKKLLAAQGYEVIVAGNGREGTGLAAEHQPAVIICDWMMPGMDGLEVCRRIKANPLLAGIYFILLTSRNTVEDRVRGLDNGADDFLCKPIELDELTARVRAGLRLYQINQDLQAQKRMLESEFNEAAEYVRSLLPPPMTGKLKIDSRFIPSRRLGGDCFDYYWLDPDYLAIYLLDVSGHGLGAALPSISVLNLLRSQSMDGVNFYQPDSVLRVLNETFQMDHQNDKFFTIWYGVYNQVKRQLIYSSAGHPPAILLSQPTRGKPAATLLKTSSMPIGMLPDTRFVNQRCEIDPSSVLYIFSDGVYEIRQPDGNVWGLDAFASLLIKDQRSIHQFGLDYILEQIKRIQPKESLDDDLSLLRISFS; from the coding sequence ATGCCCAAGATCCTGGTTATTGATGACGATGTAGCAATTCAAATTGTTCTTAAGAAATTGCTGGCGGCTCAGGGCTACGAGGTCATTGTCGCAGGCAATGGGCGGGAAGGCACAGGACTGGCCGCAGAACATCAGCCTGCTGTGATCATCTGTGACTGGATGATGCCTGGAATGGATGGGTTAGAGGTTTGCCGCCGGATTAAGGCTAATCCACTCCTGGCAGGGATTTATTTCATTCTGTTAACCTCCCGAAATACAGTGGAAGACCGGGTGAGGGGATTGGACAACGGAGCCGATGACTTTCTCTGCAAACCGATTGAACTGGATGAGTTGACCGCGCGAGTACGGGCAGGATTACGCCTTTATCAGATTAATCAGGACTTGCAGGCCCAAAAGCGGATGCTGGAGTCGGAATTTAATGAAGCCGCGGAATATGTGCGATCGCTCCTGCCCCCACCCATGACCGGCAAGCTCAAAATCGACTCCCGCTTCATTCCTTCCCGCAGACTGGGGGGAGATTGTTTTGACTACTACTGGCTTGACCCTGACTATCTGGCCATTTACCTGCTGGATGTGTCTGGGCACGGATTGGGAGCCGCACTGCCCTCGATCTCGGTGCTGAATTTGCTGCGATCGCAGTCCATGGATGGCGTCAACTTCTACCAGCCTGATTCGGTGTTGCGCGTGTTAAACGAAACCTTTCAGATGGATCACCAGAACGATAAATTCTTCACCATCTGGTACGGCGTTTATAACCAGGTTAAACGCCAGTTAATTTACTCCAGCGCAGGTCATCCCCCAGCCATTCTGCTCTCTCAACCGACACGAGGAAAACCCGCGGCAACCCTGCTCAAAACGTCCAGTATGCCCATCGGCATGTTACCGGACACCCGGTTTGTCAATCAACGCTGTGAAATCGACCCTTCCAGCGTCCTTTACATCTTCAGTGATGGGGTCTACGAAATCCGGCAACCGGATGGAAATGTCTGGGGTTTAGACGCCTTTGCCAGTCTGCTAATCAAGGATCAGCGTTCTATTCACCAGTTCGGACTAGATTACATCCTGGAACAGATCAAAAGGATTCAGCCTAAGGAGTCCCTGGATGATGATCTCTCTTTGCTAAGAATCAGTTTCAGTTAA
- the hrcA gene encoding heat-inducible transcriptional repressor HrcA, which produces MSLQINLTNRQQQVLWATVRHYIATAEPVGSEALVKEYNLSVSSATIRNAMAVLEKTGLLYQPHISAGRVPSDSGYRIYVDQLITPSNQVTSQVEQLLSDRLNREDWSLEALLRGAAQILATVSGYITLITLPLNNTTYLRHVQLVQVDAQRVMLIFVTDSYETQSALMDLPSPLEGPEPDSELLERELQILSNFLNEQLRGKAIAELATLDWGELDREFKCYADFLRAVLAEVTRRSQTSAPTQIMVSGLAEVLRQPEFSELHQIQTIVHLLEEEQDQLLPLMFEQSDAPQSGKRLTIRIGAENPLEPIQTCTLISSTYHRGTIPVGSVGMLGPTRMVYENAIALVEAAADYLSETLSHKPGIP; this is translated from the coding sequence ATGTCCCTTCAGATCAACCTTACAAACCGTCAGCAACAAGTCCTTTGGGCAACCGTGCGCCATTATATCGCAACGGCAGAACCCGTCGGTTCAGAGGCGCTGGTCAAGGAATATAACCTGAGTGTCAGTTCAGCTACTATCCGCAATGCGATGGCTGTCCTTGAGAAAACAGGGTTACTTTACCAGCCCCACATCTCTGCCGGGCGAGTTCCCTCTGACTCTGGCTACCGAATTTATGTGGATCAGTTGATTACTCCTTCCAATCAGGTGACCTCTCAGGTTGAACAACTGTTGAGCGATCGCCTCAACCGGGAAGACTGGAGTCTGGAGGCTCTGCTGCGGGGAGCCGCTCAAATTCTGGCAACAGTCAGTGGCTATATTACGCTGATCACCTTACCGCTGAACAACACCACCTACCTGCGGCACGTTCAGCTTGTGCAGGTAGACGCCCAACGGGTGATGCTGATCTTTGTTACCGATTCCTATGAAACCCAGTCTGCACTGATGGATTTGCCCAGTCCACTGGAGGGACCTGAGCCAGACAGTGAACTACTGGAACGAGAACTCCAGATTCTATCAAACTTCTTGAATGAGCAGTTACGAGGGAAGGCGATCGCCGAACTGGCAACCCTCGACTGGGGTGAACTGGACCGTGAGTTTAAGTGCTATGCCGACTTTCTGCGGGCTGTGCTGGCGGAGGTTACCCGTCGTTCCCAAACCTCTGCCCCGACTCAGATCATGGTCAGTGGTCTGGCAGAAGTCCTGCGTCAGCCCGAATTTTCTGAACTGCATCAGATTCAAACCATCGTTCACCTGCTGGAAGAAGAGCAAGATCAACTTTTGCCCCTCATGTTTGAACAGTCCGACGCTCCTCAGAGCGGTAAACGGCTAACCATCCGGATTGGTGCTGAAAATCCCTTAGAACCGATCCAGACCTGCACGTTGATCTCGTCCACCTACCATCGGGGAACCATTCCCGTGGGCAGTGTTGGCATGTTGGGACCCACTCGCATGGTTTACGAAAACGCGATCGCCCTGGTTGAAGCCGCGGCTGACTATCTTTCTGAAACTCTCAGCCATAAGCCTGGTATTCCATAA
- a CDS encoding rhodanese-like domain-containing protein produces MSNPFSTQPIAEITVKELAQLLQETPDDIQFVDVREPPELEIASLPGFQNLPLSEYAEWSGKIHTRLDVEKPTVVICHHGMRSAQMCHWLISQGFVQVQNVAGGIDAYSRLIDPSVPRY; encoded by the coding sequence ATGTCTAATCCGTTTTCTACCCAACCGATCGCCGAAATCACTGTGAAAGAGCTGGCTCAACTCTTGCAAGAAACCCCTGACGACATCCAGTTTGTTGATGTGAGAGAACCTCCTGAGCTGGAAATTGCCAGCCTGCCAGGGTTTCAAAACCTCCCCCTGAGCGAATATGCTGAGTGGTCTGGAAAGATTCACACCCGTCTGGATGTAGAGAAGCCAACGGTGGTCATTTGCCATCATGGGATGCGCTCTGCCCAAATGTGCCACTGGTTAATAAGCCAGGGATTTGTTCAGGTACAGAACGTGGCGGGCGGAATTGATGCCTATTCTAGGCTGATAGACCCCTCAGTGCCTCGCTACTAA
- a CDS encoding bifunctional aminoglycoside phosphotransferase/ATP-binding protein, which yields MTETHLPPLIQQMMQPGFYPHPVTEPVQLVQTHVSYVLLTGDYAYKVKKPVNFGFLDFSTLEKRKHFCEEELRLNQRGAAALYLEVLPIVQVGDRFQLDGTGEAVEYGVKMRQFPAGTLFSDLFEQGKITPELLERLAQVLAQFHARGATNDYIRSFGQVSQIRQAIDENYDQTEQYIGGPQTRQQFDETRAYTDRLFATQASLFNQRIENNWIRECHGDVHLRNIALWNDEILLFDCIEFNEPFRFVDVMFDIAYIIMDLDARDRRDLSNQFLNAYLEQTGDWEGLQVLPLYLSRQSYVRAKVTSFLLDDPSIPDPVKQECTETAARYYRLAWEYTRPSQGRLILMAGLSGSGKSTIARELAQQIGAIHIRSDAVRKHLAGIPLEARGSSDLYTPEMSQKTYDRLLKLGITLASQGYSVILDAKYDRQVLRQAVITQAQTHQIPLQIIHCNAPLTVLQERLHQRQGDISDATVDLLPEQWLEPFTEQETPYLTMLDTTQDLTTELKKVAGMG from the coding sequence ATGACTGAGACTCACCTTCCGCCGTTAATTCAACAGATGATGCAGCCGGGGTTTTATCCCCACCCGGTTACTGAGCCAGTTCAACTGGTGCAGACCCACGTTTCCTATGTACTGCTGACGGGAGACTATGCCTACAAAGTCAAGAAGCCTGTTAATTTCGGTTTTCTGGACTTCTCAACCCTGGAAAAACGAAAGCATTTTTGTGAAGAAGAACTGCGGTTAAATCAGCGTGGTGCTGCTGCCCTCTACCTGGAGGTATTGCCCATTGTGCAAGTGGGCGATCGCTTCCAGCTTGACGGCACCGGGGAGGCAGTGGAGTATGGGGTCAAAATGCGGCAGTTTCCCGCTGGCACCCTTTTCAGTGATCTGTTTGAGCAGGGAAAAATAACACCAGAACTGCTGGAACGGCTGGCTCAGGTGCTGGCTCAGTTTCATGCCAGAGGCGCAACGAATGACTACATCCGGAGTTTTGGGCAGGTGTCCCAGATCCGGCAGGCGATTGATGAAAACTACGACCAGACGGAACAATACATTGGGGGTCCCCAGACCCGGCAACAGTTTGATGAAACCCGCGCCTACACCGATCGCCTGTTTGCCACCCAGGCATCTCTGTTCAATCAACGCATTGAAAATAACTGGATTCGTGAATGCCACGGAGACGTGCATCTGAGGAACATTGCCCTCTGGAACGATGAAATTCTCCTGTTTGACTGCATCGAATTCAACGAACCCTTCCGGTTTGTCGATGTCATGTTTGACATTGCTTACATCATCATGGACCTGGATGCCCGCGATCGCCGCGACCTCAGCAACCAGTTCCTCAATGCCTACCTGGAGCAAACAGGAGACTGGGAAGGGTTACAGGTCCTGCCCCTCTATCTCAGCCGCCAGTCCTACGTGCGAGCAAAAGTTACCTCTTTTCTGCTGGATGACCCATCCATCCCTGATCCAGTTAAGCAAGAGTGTACCGAAACCGCTGCCCGCTACTACCGCCTGGCGTGGGAATATACCCGACCCAGCCAGGGCAGGCTGATCCTGATGGCAGGACTCTCTGGCTCTGGTAAAAGCACCATTGCCCGTGAACTGGCACAACAAATCGGTGCGATTCACATCCGCTCAGACGCTGTTCGTAAACATCTGGCAGGCATTCCCCTGGAAGCCCGCGGCAGTTCCGACCTCTACACTCCAGAGATGAGCCAGAAAACCTACGATCGCCTCCTGAAACTGGGCATCACTCTGGCCTCTCAGGGCTATTCGGTGATTCTGGATGCTAAATATGACCGGCAGGTACTCCGGCAGGCCGTCATCACCCAGGCACAAACCCACCAGATTCCCCTCCAAATTATCCACTGCAATGCTCCCTTAACAGTCCTGCAAGAACGTCTGCACCAGCGTCAGGGCGATATTTCGGATGCAACCGTTGATCTGTTGCCTGAACAGTGGTTGGAACCCTTCACGGAACAGGAAACCCCCTACCTCACCATGTTAGACACCACCCAGGATCTGACGACAGAATTGAAGAAGGTGGCGGGGATGGGGTGA
- a CDS encoding efflux RND transporter permease subunit codes for MSHSTDTSRQYSIIGRVTAYFINSQLTILVIVTLVILGLGAVILTPKEENPQIVVPAADVYLPYPGAPAEVVEKTLTTPIEAKLRELPGVEHIYSASQDSGAKITVQFFVGQNWEASLFKLQNHLYSYQDLLPPGASYLVKPVIIDDVPIVTLTITGKAYSDNQLRRVGERLLEDLRSIPNTANLTITGGQPRTIRVDLDPDKLASYKLSPAQLAQRLQGENARLPAGDVSVGTNRLFIDGGNLFQSVTDVGDIIVGFGQGSTSPIYLRDVATVVDDFGDRTTLSRIHYRQDWDVSNPYPNSKARPTEGFVTQPAITIGIAKQKGTNAVTVARQIFKRVEELKPQLPPGITIAVTRNDGQTAARAVGDLYQSLGIAIATVVGLLVIFLGWRESMIVAFVIPLTLAGTLAVGWVSGQTINRITLFALILALGTLVDDAIAVTENIHRHFEEKPGMNWQEKTHAAISAVNELGTPVILSTITVILAFIPMAFVTGMMGPYMGPIPFNVPVAMLVSTTLALTVTPFLALRLIKIPPRSNHPPGENSAKPIEQTRIYRWYHSIMAPLLDSASRRRFVLLCITGLLLASFILPLTQMVRFRMLPKANKDTFLVQLDAPLGTKLVATDRMVQDIEAVLKQEPEITNFETYVGLGAPIDFNGMLRGATDRIGEHFADIRVHLTNKDARSIQSEGIVFRLRPRLTEIARQHNAIVKLVEDPPGPPVRSTMLAEVYGPDYTRLRQLARQVRQVFAQTDEVVDIDDSVKNQMPQMRLIVDREKVSRAGLTTQDIAQTLSMAIAGSQVSTLKVPGELAPVAIQVRFADADRQSIDDLTRIQLPTSQGSLVPLTELVTFQPTTVDQPILHKDQRPVAYVMGEMGDRSSVYAVLDQLIYFFRHPLPQGYWIQWDGEWKLTLDVFRDLGLAMLVAILLIYLILVGQFRSFKVPLIILGSIPLALIGILLAFAVNGVYFSATAMIGVIALAGIVVRNAIVLLEFIGDKLKEGADLKESILEAGAVRFRPILLTSVTTMLGTLAILNDPVWSGLAWALLGGMLTSSVLTLIVIPLMYYGDRASHKRDLDLPEPPGIAQEVFN; via the coding sequence ATGTCCCACTCCACCGACACTTCCCGCCAGTACAGTATCATCGGGCGGGTGACTGCCTACTTCATCAACTCCCAACTGACAATTCTGGTCATTGTAACACTGGTGATTTTGGGGTTGGGAGCGGTGATATTGACACCTAAAGAAGAAAATCCACAGATTGTTGTTCCAGCGGCAGACGTTTATTTACCCTATCCCGGAGCACCCGCAGAGGTTGTTGAAAAAACACTGACCACTCCGATTGAAGCAAAACTACGGGAATTACCTGGGGTGGAACATATCTACTCCGCCTCTCAAGATTCGGGTGCCAAAATTACAGTGCAATTTTTTGTGGGCCAAAATTGGGAAGCTTCCCTGTTCAAGCTGCAAAACCATCTGTATAGCTACCAGGATCTACTTCCCCCCGGTGCCAGCTATCTGGTCAAGCCAGTCATTATCGACGATGTCCCGATTGTGACGCTGACCATAACGGGCAAAGCCTACAGTGATAATCAACTGCGACGGGTTGGTGAGCGTCTGCTGGAGGACTTGCGCAGCATTCCCAACACGGCCAATCTGACCATTACAGGTGGGCAACCCCGCACTATTCGGGTAGACCTTGACCCTGACAAACTTGCCAGCTATAAACTATCTCCTGCCCAGCTTGCTCAACGGTTGCAGGGAGAAAATGCTCGACTGCCGGCGGGAGATGTGTCCGTAGGAACTAACCGCCTGTTTATTGATGGCGGCAACCTGTTTCAGTCCGTAACCGATGTTGGAGACATCATTGTTGGCTTTGGTCAGGGTTCGACTTCACCGATTTATCTGCGGGATGTAGCAACCGTTGTGGATGATTTTGGCGATCGCACCACCCTGTCGCGCATCCATTATCGGCAGGACTGGGATGTCAGTAACCCCTATCCCAACTCAAAGGCTCGACCGACCGAAGGGTTTGTGACTCAACCGGCAATTACAATTGGGATTGCCAAGCAAAAAGGCACCAATGCGGTTACTGTTGCCCGTCAGATTTTTAAGCGGGTTGAGGAGCTGAAACCACAATTACCTCCCGGAATCACAATCGCCGTCACCCGCAACGATGGGCAAACAGCCGCCAGAGCCGTAGGCGACCTCTATCAGAGTTTAGGCATTGCCATTGCTACGGTGGTTGGTTTGCTGGTGATTTTCCTGGGCTGGCGCGAGTCTATGATTGTGGCATTTGTCATTCCTTTGACCCTGGCAGGCACCCTGGCTGTGGGTTGGGTATCCGGGCAGACCATTAACCGGATTACCCTGTTCGCGCTCATCCTGGCATTGGGAACCCTGGTAGATGACGCGATCGCAGTGACCGAAAACATCCACCGTCACTTTGAAGAAAAACCAGGTATGAACTGGCAGGAGAAAACTCATGCCGCCATCAGTGCTGTGAATGAACTGGGTACACCCGTGATTCTCTCCACGATTACAGTCATCCTTGCGTTCATTCCAATGGCATTTGTCACAGGCATGATGGGACCGTACATGGGACCTATTCCCTTCAATGTTCCGGTTGCCATGCTGGTCAGCACCACCCTGGCACTCACCGTGACACCCTTTCTGGCCCTGCGATTAATTAAGATCCCCCCCCGATCCAACCATCCGCCGGGCGAAAACAGTGCAAAACCGATCGAACAGACCCGCATCTATCGCTGGTATCACAGCATCATGGCTCCCCTGCTGGATTCCGCCAGTCGCCGTCGCTTTGTTCTGCTCTGTATTACTGGGTTGCTGCTGGCTTCGTTTATTCTGCCCCTGACCCAGATGGTCAGGTTTCGGATGCTGCCCAAAGCCAATAAAGACACCTTTCTGGTGCAGTTAGATGCTCCCCTGGGAACGAAACTGGTAGCCACCGATCGCATGGTACAGGATATAGAAGCTGTGCTTAAACAGGAGCCGGAGATTACTAATTTTGAAACCTATGTGGGACTGGGCGCACCAATTGACTTTAATGGCATGTTGCGCGGCGCTACTGATCGCATTGGTGAACACTTTGCTGACATCCGGGTTCATTTGACCAACAAGGATGCCCGTTCCATTCAATCTGAAGGAATCGTCTTCCGGTTGCGGCCCCGGCTGACAGAAATTGCCCGGCAGCACAATGCCATTGTCAAACTGGTGGAGGATCCGCCCGGTCCCCCCGTTCGCTCAACCATGCTGGCAGAGGTCTATGGACCCGACTACACCCGGTTGCGGCAACTTGCCCGACAGGTCAGGCAGGTCTTTGCTCAAACTGACGAAGTTGTGGACATTGACGACTCTGTAAAGAACCAGATGCCCCAGATGCGGCTGATAGTGGATCGGGAGAAGGTGAGCCGCGCCGGACTCACCACCCAGGACATTGCCCAAACCTTAAGTATGGCGATCGCAGGGTCCCAGGTTTCTACCCTGAAAGTACCCGGTGAACTGGCTCCAGTAGCGATTCAGGTACGCTTTGCCGATGCTGACCGGCAGAGCATTGATGACCTCACCCGGATTCAACTGCCGACTTCCCAGGGTTCCCTGGTGCCCCTGACAGAACTGGTCACCTTTCAGCCTACTACCGTTGATCAGCCCATTTTGCACAAAGATCAGCGTCCTGTTGCCTACGTCATGGGTGAAATGGGCGATCGCTCCTCAGTCTACGCGGTTCTGGATCAACTCATTTACTTTTTCCGGCATCCCCTGCCCCAGGGCTACTGGATTCAGTGGGATGGCGAATGGAAACTGACCCTGGATGTATTCCGGGACCTGGGACTGGCAATGCTGGTAGCCATTCTACTGATTTACCTGATCCTGGTGGGACAGTTCCGCAGTTTCAAAGTCCCGTTGATTATCCTGGGCAGCATTCCCTTAGCATTGATTGGCATTCTGCTTGCCTTTGCCGTCAATGGAGTCTATTTTAGTGCCACAGCCATGATTGGCGTCATTGCCCTGGCAGGAATTGTCGTGCGAAATGCGATCGTTCTCCTGGAATTTATTGGGGACAAACTGAAGGAAGGGGCAGATTTAAAGGAGTCGATTCTGGAAGCTGGAGCCGTGCGCTTTCGCCCAATTTTGCTGACCAGTGTAACCACCATGTTGGGCACCCTTGCCATCCTCAATGATCCTGTCTGGTCAGGTTTGGCGTGGGCATTGTTGGGCGGGATGTTGACCTCTTCTGTCCTGACCCTGATTGTCATTCCACTGATGTATTACGGCGATCGCGCCAGTCATAAACGCGACCTTGACCTGCCAGAACCGCCAGGTATTGCCCAGGAAGTTTTTAACTGA